The region CGAGATCCTTCGCCACTTCCCGAATATCGCCGAGACGCTCGACGAGCGGTTCGGAATCGATATGACGAAGGAGCCGATCCCGATCGTGCCGGCGGCGCACTACCTCTGCGGCGGCGTCGTCGTGGACACGAAAGCGCGGACGAGCATCGCGGGGCTCTTCGCGTGCGGCGAAGTGACGTGCTCGGGGCTCCACGGCGCGAACCGGCTCGCGTCGAACTCCCTCCTCGAAGCGCTCGTCTACGCCGAACGCGCGCTCGAACCCGCCGTGGCCTACGCCGCCGAAAACGCCATCAACGACGCCGTCCCCGAGTGGGACCAGAGCGGGACGGCGAACCCGCAGGAGTGGGTGCTCGTGGCGCAGAACCAGCTCGAAGTCCGCCAGGTGATGAGCAACTACGTCGGCATCGTCCGCTCGATGCTGCGGCTCGACCGGGCGCGGCGGCGCGTCGAACTGCTCCACGAGGAGACCGAGGATTTCTACAAGCGGACGACGGTGTCGAGCGGGCTCTGCGAACTGCGCAACCTCGTCGCCGTGGCGCACCTCATCGTGCTCTCCGCGATGCAGCGGACCGAAAGCCGTGGGCTCCATTACATGACCGACTTCCCCGAGCCCGACCCGGCGCAGCGGTTCGACACCGTCCTCAGCTACACGTTCGAAGAAGCGTAGTCCGACGCCATCTCGTCGAGGGTCGGCGCGAGTCCCTTGACGGAGCAGGGAGCCGAGAGTGCCGTACCGTCAAGGGGCTGCCGGCGCGTCATCCGTTCCATGAGGAGCCTGCCCTTCACTCGTAACGCACGGAGAAGCCGAAACCCGCTCTGCGGTTTCATGTTGACTTGGCAGGATGTGCGTTTGGAGGCCGCCGGGCTCTGACCGTATATTCCGACTGCCTTCCACACGCCCGTGTGTGGGGTGGAGGAGGGGGCCACGTGCCGCCTCTCTTTGTTTACGACACTCTCGTAGACGCCTGTTCGCTAGAACGGGCGTTTCGCGTATAGATGCCTCAGCAACCCTCAGAAAAGCCCCACGTCGCCGCCGCCCGGGCGGAGAACGTCGACCTCCGGTCGCGCATCCACGCCCTCGCCGACGAGGTCGCCACGGATAGCGACGCCTACGTCGTGGACGTGCAGGTTCGCGGCCAGAAGGGCTCACGGATCGTCGAAGTGTTCCTCGACGCCGACGAGGGCGTGGGCTCCGACGACCTCGCGCGCCTCTCGCGCAGCCTCGCGTTCTTGCTCGAAACCGAAGAAGTCGTTAAAGGGAAGTATTACCTCAACGTGTCCTCGCCGGGCGCCGAGCGGCCCCTCGTCCTGCCCCGGCAGTACCGCAAGCACGTCGGCCGAACGTTCCAGGTAACGACAGGCGCGGGCGACGAAGAGGCAGTACGGACAGGTACACTCGCCGCCGTCCGCGACGACGCATTCGATCTCGACGTCGACGGCGAGACCGAAACGATTGCTTTCGCCGATGTGACCGACGCCCGCATCCAGTTGCCCTGGTGACCCCCGAATTCCGACCGCTGATTTCCGACTGATATGCAAAGCACCCAGCTAGTCTCCGCCTTCGCCGAGATCGCGCGCGAGAAGGACGTCGACCGCGACACGCTCCAACTCATCTTGGAAGACGTGTTTCGCGCCATGATCCGCA is a window of Rhodothermales bacterium DNA encoding:
- a CDS encoding ribosome maturation factor RimP, which produces MPQQPSEKPHVAAARAENVDLRSRIHALADEVATDSDAYVVDVQVRGQKGSRIVEVFLDADEGVGSDDLARLSRSLAFLLETEEVVKGKYYLNVSSPGAERPLVLPRQYRKHVGRTFQVTTGAGDEEAVRTGTLAAVRDDAFDLDVDGETETIAFADVTDARIQLPW